CCCAAAACAGTGGAACTCCGAAATCGAACATAGCAATGCGCATAAGGACCGGAGCTGCAATAAACAGAAGCGCAAATTCAATCGCCAGCCGCGTCCGCGCTTGCATCACTCGCACCCGCCGCCCTGACAAAGGCCAGGGATCATTTTCAACCGCGCGGCATAGCGGCGCTCGATTTCACAGGCGATGTTGCGCGCGGAGTCGAGCGGCTCGTAATTCCAGCTTTCAAGCCCTCTGCCGTCATTGAACGGCCGAGTAATACCTTTCTCGCTCAATGCTGCGTGGAAGCGGTCGAACTTTGAACTGCCCCCTGCGGGATGGAAGACATGGATCGGCCGTCCCGTTGCGGCGGCTTCCCCGACCATGTTCACGCTGTCTGCCGTTACGACAAATGCGTCGGCGCTGGCGAGAAAGTATGGATAGGGATTTGGCCCTTCGCCGCGCCAAAAGAAACGTTGTCCCGTTTTGGTCGCCTCATCAACGGCGTTGAGCAGATCCGGAGGTGTTCTGCGCGAAGCGGTGATCATCAAACCGGCTCCGCTTTGGGCAAGCGCTGCGAGTGCGCGAGCCAAACGCGCCGTCTCGTCTGGACCGTACCGATAGTCACCGTTCGGCCCGCCGATCAGAACGGCCACCCTAGGCGTCGGCAACACCGCAATGGACGCCGGCATCTTGGACCTCAACTGCGCGATGCGCTCAGGTGCGTAGCGGTGTGCCGACGTCAGCGTCGTCACGACATTGGCATCACGCCGCGTATCATGCTCGGGCACCCAGAAGAGATCTGCACTGCGCGGCCCCGTCTTGGGATCGAGCAAGATCACGGTGAAGGTCTGCATCCCGGCTTTGCGTTTCAAGGCGCGGATATAGGGTGTCGTCAAGCGCCCTGTCGCAAACGCAATTGCAGGCCACGGCGGCGAAAAAGGACCGCCCGGCGCACCGAAGCGCGCCGCTACCGGCGGTGGTCCATAAGGTGCGGTCAGCTTGTAGAGACTTCCCGGTGCAGCGATGGGCTTGATTTGGGCGTCAACGCCAAGGGCCTCGGCGATCCCCAGCATCTGGATCTCGTGGCCTGCCTTGCCGTCCGAAATGATCCAGGCTCGCTTGCCCCGAAGCACGCCTGCCGCTCCATTCCCCACCCGTGTACCCTCCTTGTCGTGGGACCGCCCTGGTTCAGTTGTGACGGCCTAGCTGTCGAGAGACAAGCCGCCGCGCAAGCTCGCAACAATCGAAAAGAAAGACGGCAATTGGCTTTCGTGATATTATCTCACCATCGACTATGGACAAGGGACGATGGCACTCACCCTCGACGCAATTGACTGGCGGATACTTAGAGAGCTCCAGCTCGATGGACGTATCACCAACATCGCCTTGGCCAATAGGATTGGACTGTCCGCACCACCGTGTCTGCGCCGCGTGCGGGCGCTGGAGGAAGCCGGGCTGATTTCGGGCTATACCGCAATCCTTGATGAAGATGCGCTCGGGTTCACCCTCACAGCGTTTGCGATGGTCCGGTTACACAACCAAGCCGAAACCGACCTGCGTGCTTTTGAGAATGCGTTGCTGTCGTGGCCCCTCGTGCGCGAGGCCCACATGCTATCAGGCGAAAGCGACTACATGCTGAAGTGTGTCGCGCGCGACCTCACCGCCTTTCAGGCCTTCGTCCTCGACGACTTGACCGCCGCTCCCAACGTCGCAAGCGTCAAGACGTTCCTCACGATCCGCCGCGCCAAGCGTGAAAGCGGCGTGCCGATCTTGGCCACCGAGCCTTCTGAGGTCTAGCTTTTGTAGTCGGGCTTGCGCCAATCCAATCCGTCGACGCCTGCTCTCGCCGAGCGTGGATTACTTCCACTCAACGTTGAGCACCTCGAACGAGCGTGAACCCTTCGGTGTCGTCACCTCAACCGATTCACCCTTCGACTTGCCGATAAGTGCGCGGGCAATGGGAGAAGAAATCGAGATCTTGCCGTCGCGCAGATTAGCTTCCATGTCGCCGACGATCGTGTACTTCACCTTGTCGCCGGTATCCTCATCCTCAAGTGACACCGTCGCGCCGAACTTGATCGTTTCGCCTGAAAGTTTCGAGGTATCGATGACTTCCGCCCGCGAGATCTTGTCCTCAAGCTCTGCCACACGCGCTTCGTTCAGGCCCTGGGCTTCCTTGGCAGCGTGGTACTCGGCATTTTCAGACAGATCGCCATGGGCGCGCGCTTCGGAGATCGCAGCAATGATACGGGGACGCTCAACGGCTTTGAGGCGTTGCAGCTCCTCCTCCAGGCTCTTGTAGCCCGCGATAGTCATTGGAACCCGATCCATCGACATTCTCAACGTCTCCTCAAAAGCCCGCACACACTGTGCGGCACCTCACTTCGACGCTCATCGACCTGAGGAATGCAGCCAACCGGCTTAGACTACAAGAGCTGCCCAGGGAGAATCCCCTATGGGCCCGCCAGACGGCGGCCCACCCGGATTCTTCCGGAACGCCACATGAGTCCACCGGCACCGTTACCGATACGCAAAGCCCTGCAACGGGGCGACGTCAAGCGTATCTGATTTCAGCGCCTTAATGGCCCGCGTGACCGCGACCGCCCCCGCTAGGGTTGTATAATACGGCACGTGGTGAAGCAAGGCCGAGCGGCGGATGTCCTTACTATCCGCCAAGGCTTTGGCACCTTCGGTTGTATTAAAAACGAGATTAACCTCGCCGTTCTTGATGGCGTCCACGACATGCGGTCGGCCTTCCAGAACCTTGTTGATGACTTCGCAGACGACCCCGTTGGCCTCCAGATGGCGCTTGGTCCCGCGGGTGGCGATGATCTTGAAGCCCATCGCTGCGAGATCCTTCACCGGACCGACAATCCGGTTCTTGTCGCTCTCCTTTACCGACACGAAAACCGTTCCGCCCGCAGGCAGCTTCTGTCCGGCG
This portion of the Hyphomicrobiaceae bacterium genome encodes:
- a CDS encoding Lrp/AsnC family transcriptional regulator gives rise to the protein MALTLDAIDWRILRELQLDGRITNIALANRIGLSAPPCLRRVRALEEAGLISGYTAILDEDALGFTLTAFAMVRLHNQAETDLRAFENALLSWPLVREAHMLSGESDYMLKCVARDLTAFQAFVLDDLTAAPNVASVKTFLTIRRAKRESGVPILATEPSEV
- the greA gene encoding transcription elongation factor GreA encodes the protein MDRVPMTIAGYKSLEEELQRLKAVERPRIIAAISEARAHGDLSENAEYHAAKEAQGLNEARVAELEDKISRAEVIDTSKLSGETIKFGATVSLEDEDTGDKVKYTIVGDMEANLRDGKISISSPIARALIGKSKGESVEVTTPKGSRSFEVLNVEWK
- a CDS encoding mitochondrial fission ELM1 family protein, with the protein product MLRGKRAWIISDGKAGHEIQMLGIAEALGVDAQIKPIAAPGSLYKLTAPYGPPPVAARFGAPGGPFSPPWPAIAFATGRLTTPYIRALKRKAGMQTFTVILLDPKTGPRSADLFWVPEHDTRRDANVVTTLTSAHRYAPERIAQLRSKMPASIAVLPTPRVAVLIGGPNGDYRYGPDETARLARALAALAQSGAGLMITASRRTPPDLLNAVDEATKTGQRFFWRGEGPNPYPYFLASADAFVVTADSVNMVGEAAATGRPIHVFHPAGGSSKFDRFHAALSEKGITRPFNDGRGLESWNYEPLDSARNIACEIERRYAARLKMIPGLCQGGGCE